A region from the Mesorhizobium sp. J8 genome encodes:
- the rpoC gene encoding DNA-directed RNA polymerase subunit beta', with protein MNQEVMNLFNPQAPAQVFDSIRISLASPEKILSWSFGEIKKPETINYRTFKPERDGLFCARIFGPIKDYECLCGKYKRMKYKGVICEKCGVEVTLSRVRRERMGHIELAAPVAHIWFLKSLPSRIGTLLDMTLKDIERVLYFENYIVTEPGLTALKENQLLSEEEYMLAVDEYGEDSFTAMIGAEAIHDLLAGMDLEKIAGDLRSELASTTSELKQKKFLKRLKVVENFMESGNRPEWMIMKVVPVIPPDLRPLVPLDGGRFATSDLNDLYRRVINRNNRLKRLIELRAPGIIVRNEKRMLQEAVDALFDNGRRGRVITGANKRPLKSLSDMLKGKQGRFRQNLLGKRVDYSGRSVIVTGPELKLHQCGLPKKMALELFKPFIYARLDAKGFSSTVKQAKKLVEKERPEVWDILDEVIREHPVLLNRAPTLHRLGIQAFEPTLIEGKAIQLHPLVCTAFNADFDGDQMAVHVPLSLEAQLEARVLMMSTNNILHPASGAPIIVPSQDMVLGLYYLSIVNQNEPGEGMIFADMGELQHALETKAVTLHAKIKGRFRSVDAEGNVVSKIYDTTPGRMIIGELLPKNVNVPYDIANQEMTKKNISKMIDTVYRHCGQKETVIFCDRIMALGFAHACRAGISFGKDDMVIPDTKLKLVSDTEALAKEYEQQYNDGLITQGEKYNKVVDAWAKCSEKVADEMMARIKAVEFEENGRQKPMNSIYMMSHSGARGSPTQMRQLAGMRGLMAKPSGEIIETPIISNFKEGLTVLEYFNSTHGARKGLADTALKTANSGYLTRRLVDVAQDCIVNSLDCGTDKGLTMQPIVDAGQIVASVGQRVLGRTALDDINHPVSGELLVKAGKLMDERDVEQIEKAGVQSVRIRSALTCEVRTGVCAVCYGRDLARGTPVNQGEAVGVIAAQSIGEPGTQLTMRTFHMGGTAQVVDSSFLEASYEGKVQIRNRNVVRNSEGQQMVMGRNMAVLILDETGKERATHRVAYGSRIFVDDGDKVKRGQRIAEWDPYTRPILTEIEGRVAFEDLVDGISVQETADESTGITKREVIDWRSTPRGSDLKPAIVVQDAKGKVGKLSKGGDARFLLSVEAILSVEPGAHVKPGDVLARIPMESAKTKDITGGLPRVAELFEARRPKDHAIIAEIDGTIRFGRDYKNKRRIIIEPHDSTLEPVEYLIPKGKPFHLQDGDVIEKGDYILDGNPAPHDILAIKGVEALASYLVNEIQEVYRLQGVSINDKHIEVIVRQMLQKVEITAQGDSTYIPGDHVDVIELEEVNERLIEDGKKPAEGQPVLLGITKASLQTPSFISAASFQETTRVLTEAAVAGKTDMLQGLKENVIVGRLIPAGTGGTMSQIRRIATSRDELIIDERRRASGVEVADPMLTDMVNAAQ; from the coding sequence GAGTGCCTGTGCGGCAAGTACAAGCGCATGAAGTACAAGGGCGTCATCTGCGAAAAGTGCGGCGTCGAAGTCACGCTGTCGCGCGTTCGCCGCGAGCGCATGGGCCACATCGAGCTCGCCGCGCCCGTCGCCCATATCTGGTTCCTGAAGTCGCTGCCCTCGCGCATCGGCACGCTGCTCGACATGACGCTCAAGGATATCGAGCGTGTGCTCTACTTCGAGAACTACATCGTCACCGAGCCGGGCCTGACCGCGCTGAAGGAGAACCAGCTCCTCAGCGAGGAAGAGTACATGCTTGCCGTCGACGAGTATGGCGAGGATTCCTTCACAGCCATGATCGGCGCCGAGGCCATCCATGACCTGCTTGCCGGCATGGACCTGGAGAAGATCGCCGGCGACCTGCGCTCGGAGCTGGCTTCGACCACGTCCGAGCTCAAGCAGAAGAAGTTCCTGAAGCGGCTCAAGGTCGTGGAGAACTTCATGGAATCCGGCAACCGTCCGGAATGGATGATCATGAAGGTGGTTCCGGTGATCCCGCCGGACCTGCGTCCGCTGGTTCCCCTTGACGGCGGTCGTTTCGCGACGTCCGACCTCAACGACCTCTATCGCCGCGTCATCAACCGCAACAACCGCCTGAAGCGGCTGATCGAGCTGCGCGCGCCCGGCATCATCGTGCGCAATGAAAAGCGCATGCTGCAGGAAGCCGTCGATGCGCTGTTCGACAACGGCCGTCGCGGCCGCGTCATCACCGGCGCCAACAAGCGTCCGCTGAAGTCGCTGTCCGACATGCTCAAGGGCAAGCAGGGCCGGTTCCGCCAGAACCTGCTCGGCAAGCGCGTCGACTATTCCGGCCGCTCGGTCATCGTGACCGGTCCGGAGCTCAAGCTGCATCAGTGCGGCCTGCCGAAGAAGATGGCGCTCGAGCTCTTCAAGCCCTTCATCTACGCCCGCCTCGACGCCAAGGGTTTCTCCTCGACGGTCAAGCAGGCGAAGAAGCTGGTCGAGAAGGAGCGTCCGGAGGTTTGGGATATCCTCGACGAGGTGATCCGCGAGCATCCGGTGCTGCTGAACCGCGCGCCGACGCTGCACCGCCTGGGCATCCAGGCGTTCGAGCCGACCCTGATCGAAGGCAAGGCGATCCAGCTGCATCCGCTGGTCTGCACTGCCTTCAACGCCGACTTCGACGGCGACCAGATGGCCGTCCACGTGCCGCTGTCGCTGGAAGCGCAGCTCGAAGCCCGCGTGCTGATGATGTCGACCAACAACATCCTGCACCCGGCCTCAGGCGCGCCGATCATCGTGCCGTCGCAGGACATGGTTCTCGGTCTCTACTATCTGTCGATCGTCAACCAGAACGAGCCGGGCGAAGGCATGATCTTTGCCGATATGGGCGAGCTCCAGCATGCGCTGGAGACCAAGGCCGTGACGCTGCACGCCAAGATCAAGGGTCGCTTCCGCTCGGTCGACGCCGAAGGCAACGTCGTGTCGAAGATCTATGACACCACGCCTGGCCGCATGATCATCGGCGAGCTTCTGCCGAAGAACGTCAACGTGCCTTACGACATCGCCAACCAGGAGATGACCAAGAAGAACATCTCCAAGATGATCGATACCGTCTACCGCCACTGCGGTCAGAAGGAGACGGTCATTTTCTGCGACCGCATCATGGCGCTCGGCTTTGCGCACGCCTGCCGTGCCGGCATTTCGTTCGGCAAGGACGACATGGTCATTCCGGACACCAAGCTGAAGCTTGTTTCCGACACCGAGGCTTTGGCCAAGGAATACGAGCAGCAGTACAATGACGGCCTGATCACGCAGGGCGAAAAGTACAACAAGGTCGTCGACGCCTGGGCCAAGTGCTCGGAAAAGGTCGCCGACGAGATGATGGCGCGCATCAAAGCGGTGGAGTTCGAGGAAAACGGCCGTCAGAAGCCGATGAACTCGATCTACATGATGTCGCATTCGGGTGCGCGCGGTTCGCCCACCCAGATGCGTCAGCTCGCCGGCATGCGCGGCCTGATGGCGAAGCCGTCGGGTGAAATCATCGAGACGCCGATCATCTCGAACTTCAAGGAAGGCCTCACCGTGCTCGAGTACTTCAACTCGACCCACGGCGCCCGCAAGGGTCTGGCCGACACCGCCTTGAAGACGGCGAACTCGGGTTACCTGACCCGCCGTCTCGTCGACGTGGCGCAGGATTGCATCGTCAATTCGCTGGATTGCGGCACCGACAAGGGCCTCACCATGCAGCCGATCGTCGATGCCGGCCAGATTGTCGCCTCGGTCGGCCAGCGCGTGCTGGGCCGCACCGCGCTCGACGACATCAACCATCCGGTCTCCGGCGAATTGCTGGTCAAGGCCGGCAAGCTGATGGATGAGCGCGACGTGGAGCAGATCGAGAAGGCCGGCGTGCAGTCGGTCCGCATCCGCTCGGCGCTGACCTGCGAGGTCAGGACCGGCGTGTGCGCCGTCTGCTACGGACGCGACCTGGCCCGCGGCACCCCCGTCAACCAGGGCGAGGCCGTCGGCGTCATTGCGGCGCAGTCGATCGGCGAGCCGGGCACCCAGCTCACCATGCGTACCTTCCACATGGGCGGCACCGCGCAGGTGGTGGACTCTTCGTTCCTTGAAGCCTCCTATGAGGGCAAGGTGCAGATCCGCAACCGCAACGTGGTGCGCAACTCGGAAGGCCAGCAGATGGTCATGGGCCGCAACATGGCGGTGCTCATCCTCGATGAGACCGGCAAGGAGCGCGCCACGCACCGCGTCGCCTATGGTTCGCGCATCTTCGTGGACGATGGCGACAAGGTGAAGCGCGGCCAGCGTATCGCCGAGTGGGATCCCTATACCCGCCCGATCCTCACCGAAATCGAGGGTCGCGTGGCGTTCGAGGATCTGGTCGACGGTATCTCCGTCCAGGAAACGGCCGATGAATCGACCGGCATCACCAAGCGTGAGGTCATCGATTGGCGTTCGACGCCGCGCGGCAGCGACCTGAAGCCCGCGATCGTCGTCCAGGACGCCAAGGGCAAGGTCGGCAAGCTGTCGAAGGGCGGCGATGCGCGCTTCCTGCTCTCGGTCGAGGCCATCCTCTCGGTCGAGCCGGGCGCGCATGTGAAGCCCGGCGACGTGCTGGCGCGTATCCCGATGGAAAGCGCCAAGACCAAGGACATCACCGGTGGTCTGCCACGCGTGGCCGAACTGTTCGAGGCTCGCCGTCCGAAGGATCACGCCATCATCGCCGAGATCGATGGCACGATCCGCTTCGGCCGCGACTACAAGAACAAGCGCCGCATCATCATCGAGCCGCATGACTCGACGCTTGAGCCGGTGGAGTACCTGATCCCGAAGGGCAAGCCGTTCCATCTCCAGGACGGCGACGTCATCGAGAAGGGCGACTACATCCTCGATGGCAATCCGGCGCCGCACGACATCCTGGCGATCAAGGGCGTGGAGGCGCTTGCCTCTTACCTCGTCAACGAGATCCAGGAGGTCTACCGACTGCAGGGCGTGTCGATCAATGACAAGCACATCGAGGTGATCGTTCGCCAGATGCTGCAGAAGGTCGAGATCACCGCGCAGGGCGACTCGACCTACATCCCGGGCGACCACGTCGACGTGATCGAGTTGGAAGAGGTCAACGAGCGACTGATCGAGGACGGCAAGAAGCCGGCCGAAGGTCAGCCGGTGCTGCTCGGCATTACCAAGGCCTCGCTGCAGACGCCGTCCTTCATCTCTGCCGCCTCCTTCCAGGAGACGACCAGGGTGCTCACCGAGGCTGCGGTTGCCGGCAAGACCGACATGCTGCAGGGCCTGAAGGAAAACGTCATCGTCGGCCGCCTGATCCCGGCCGGCACCGGCGGCACGATGAGCCAGATAAGGCGCATCGCCACCTCGCGCGACGAGCTCATCATCGATGAGCGCCGCAGGGCCTCCGGTGTCGAGGTCGCCGACCCGATGCTGACCGACATGGTCAATGCCGCGCAGTGA
- a CDS encoding O-methyltransferase, with the protein MSSKTWTAVDDYIVSSLFETDPVLDAVLAANRDQGLPAIDVSPAQGKLLSLLVRIRGAKKVLEVGTLGGYSTIWMARGLPADGKVVTLELEPHHARVARSNFERAGISDKVDLRVGPALQSLAALADESAGPFDLIFIDADKPNNPNYLAWAMKLARPGTVIVCDNVIRDGAVVKKNSGDANVEGARAAFSFIGREERLDGTAIQTVGAKGYDGFTIAVVE; encoded by the coding sequence ATGAGCAGCAAGACCTGGACGGCTGTCGACGACTACATCGTTTCCTCGCTTTTCGAAACGGATCCCGTGCTGGACGCCGTGCTCGCGGCCAACCGCGACCAGGGCCTGCCGGCAATCGACGTGTCGCCCGCGCAGGGCAAATTGCTGTCGCTGCTGGTGCGCATTCGCGGCGCGAAAAAGGTGCTGGAGGTCGGCACGCTCGGCGGCTACTCGACCATCTGGATGGCGAGGGGATTGCCGGCGGACGGCAAGGTCGTGACGCTGGAACTCGAGCCGCACCATGCCAGGGTCGCGCGCTCGAATTTCGAGCGGGCAGGGATTTCCGACAAGGTCGACCTGCGGGTCGGCCCCGCGCTTCAGTCGCTCGCCGCATTGGCGGACGAAAGCGCCGGTCCGTTCGACCTCATCTTCATTGACGCCGATAAGCCGAACAACCCGAACTACCTGGCCTGGGCGATGAAGCTGGCGCGCCCGGGCACCGTCATCGTCTGCGACAACGTCATCCGCGACGGCGCGGTGGTGAAAAAGAACAGCGGCGATGCCAATGTCGAGGGCGCCCGCGCGGCGTTTTCGTTCATCGGCCGCGAGGAACGACTGGACGGTACGGCCATCCAGACCGTTGGCGCCAAGGGCTATGACGGCTTCACCATCGCGGTCGTTGAGTGA
- a CDS encoding Gfo/Idh/MocA family protein codes for MTSTPIKLGIVGVGKIVRDQHLPAVAKDDDYRLVAAASRHGKVDGIANYPTIEAMLSAEPALDAVSLCMPPQFRYDAARVALEAKKHVFLEKPPGATVSEVEHLKVLAERNGVSLFASWHSRYAPAVEAARAFLASAKLTSAAINWKEDVRRWHPNQEWIWEPGGFGVFDPGINALSIATHILPPMFITSAVLDFPENRAAPVAAHVAFRTSNGLPVTMELDWLQTGPQSWDILAETDKGSVVLSGGGAKLAVDGKIIHDEPEAEYPMLYKRFAEIVRAGTSDVDLAPLQHVADAFMLGKRNVVEAFFD; via the coding sequence ATGACCAGCACCCCCATCAAGCTCGGCATTGTCGGCGTGGGCAAGATCGTGCGTGACCAGCATCTGCCGGCGGTTGCAAAGGACGACGATTATCGGCTCGTCGCCGCGGCGAGCCGCCACGGCAAAGTCGATGGTATCGCGAACTACCCGACGATCGAAGCGATGCTTTCGGCCGAACCCGCGCTCGACGCGGTCTCGCTCTGCATGCCGCCGCAGTTCCGCTATGACGCGGCGCGCGTCGCGCTGGAAGCCAAGAAGCATGTGTTCCTCGAAAAGCCACCGGGCGCCACGGTCAGCGAGGTCGAGCATCTCAAAGTGCTGGCCGAAAGGAACGGCGTGTCGCTCTTCGCCAGCTGGCACTCTCGTTATGCGCCGGCGGTCGAAGCCGCCCGCGCCTTCCTCGCCTCCGCCAAGCTGACGTCGGCCGCCATCAACTGGAAGGAAGACGTGCGCCGTTGGCACCCGAACCAAGAATGGATCTGGGAACCTGGCGGCTTCGGCGTGTTCGATCCCGGCATCAACGCGCTGTCGATCGCCACGCATATCCTGCCGCCGATGTTCATCACCTCGGCCGTGCTCGATTTTCCGGAAAACCGCGCGGCGCCGGTCGCGGCGCATGTCGCCTTCCGCACGTCCAACGGCCTGCCGGTGACGATGGAGCTCGACTGGCTGCAGACCGGCCCGCAGAGCTGGGATATCCTGGCCGAGACCGACAAGGGCAGTGTGGTGCTGTCCGGCGGGGGCGCGAAGCTCGCGGTCGACGGCAAGATCATCCATGACGAGCCGGAAGCCGAATATCCGATGCTTTACAAGCGCTTCGCCGAGATCGTCCGCGCTGGCACTTCCGATGTCGATCTCGCGCCGCTGCAGCACGTCGCCGACGCTTTCATGCTCGGCAAGCGCAACGTGGTCGAAGCGTTCTTCGACTGA
- a CDS encoding transcriptional regulator has protein sequence MNDNEERPVTIITGRVWRKKGGKPEGVHVMLVAPDDDSAVRRALESLAAKGFAEAELDQIGDMEGEPDEEPHLSAYQGALEGEVSIVTFDEPS, from the coding sequence GTGAACGACAATGAAGAACGGCCGGTCACCATCATCACCGGACGGGTCTGGCGCAAGAAAGGCGGCAAGCCGGAAGGCGTGCATGTGATGCTGGTGGCGCCCGACGATGATTCCGCCGTGCGCCGCGCGCTCGAATCGCTCGCCGCGAAGGGATTCGCGGAGGCCGAGCTCGACCAGATCGGCGATATGGAAGGCGAGCCCGACGAGGAACCGCATCTGTCGGCCTATCAGGGCGCGCTCGAAGGCGAGGTCTCGATCGTCACCTTCGACGAGCCGTCCTGA
- the rpsL gene encoding 30S ribosomal protein S12, with amino-acid sequence MPTVNQLIRKPRLAPVKRNKVPAMQQNPQKRGVCTRVYTTTPKKPNSALRKVAKIRLTNGFEVIGYIPGEGHNLQEHSVVMIRGGRVKDLPGVRYHIIRGVLDTQGVKNRKQRRSKYGAKRPK; translated from the coding sequence ATGCCTACCGTCAACCAGCTGATCCGCAAGCCGCGCCTGGCGCCGGTGAAGCGCAACAAGGTCCCGGCCATGCAGCAGAACCCGCAGAAGCGGGGCGTCTGCACGCGCGTCTACACCACGACGCCGAAGAAGCCGAACTCGGCGCTGCGCAAGGTGGCCAAGATTCGCCTGACCAACGGCTTTGAGGTGATCGGCTATATCCCGGGCGAAGGTCACAACCTTCAGGAGCACTCGGTGGTCATGATCCGCGGCGGCCGCGTCAAGGATCTGCCGGGTGTCCGCTACCACATCATCCGCGGCGTGCTTGACACGCAGGGTGTGAAGAACCGCAAGCAGCGTCGTTCGAAATACGGCGCCAAGCGTCCGAAGTAA
- the rpsG gene encoding 30S ribosomal protein S7: MSRRHSAEKREINPDPKFGDLVVTKFMNAVMYDGKKSVAETIVYGALDQVQAKTKQEPVAVFHQALDNVAPHVEVRSRRVGGATYQVPVDVRPERRQALAIRWLIAAARNRNETTMVDRLSGELMDAANNRGTAVKKREDTHKMAEANRAFAHYRW, from the coding sequence ATGTCCCGTCGTCACAGTGCAGAAAAGCGTGAGATCAATCCGGACCCCAAGTTCGGCGATCTGGTCGTCACCAAGTTCATGAACGCCGTCATGTATGACGGCAAGAAGTCGGTTGCCGAGACCATCGTCTACGGCGCGCTGGACCAGGTCCAGGCCAAGACCAAGCAGGAGCCGGTCGCCGTGTTCCATCAGGCGCTCGACAATGTCGCGCCGCATGTGGAAGTGCGCTCGCGTCGCGTCGGCGGCGCCACCTACCAGGTTCCGGTCGACGTGCGCCCCGAGCGCCGTCAAGCGCTGGCGATCCGCTGGCTGATCGCCGCGGCCCGCAACCGCAACGAGACCACCATGGTCGACCGCCTCTCGGGCGAGCTGATGGACGCGGCCAACAACCGCGGCACCGCCGTCAAGAAGCGTGAAGACACCCACAAGATGGCGGAAGCCAACCGCGCCTTCGCGCATTACCGCTGGTAA
- the fusA gene encoding elongation factor G, protein MAREYKIEDYRNFGIMAHIDAGKTTTTERVLYYTGKSHKIGEVHDGAATMDWMEQEQERGITITSAATTTFWKGRDGKMRRFNIIDTPGHVDFTIEVERSLRVLDGAIALLDANAGVEPQTETVWRQADKYHVPRMIFCNKMDKIGADFYRSVEMIGSRLGAQAVVMQLPIGAETEFKGVVDLVEMNALVWRDETLGAAWDVVEIPADLKEKAAQYREKMIEAAVEMDETALENYLEGNMPSNDEIRALIRKGTIAVKFFPMFCGSAFKNKGVQPLLDAVVEYLPSPIDVPAIKGVDAKTDAEIERHADDNEPLSMLAFKIMNDPFVGSLTFARIYSGKLTKGTSLDNTVKGKKERIGRMLQMHANSRADIEEAYAGDIVALAGLKDTTTGDTLCDPLHPVILERMEFPDPVIQIAIEPKTKNDQEKMGLALHRLAAEDPSFRVKTDEESGQTIIAGMGELHLDIIVDRMRREFKVEANVGAPQVAYRETITRTHEQDYTHKKQTGGTGQFARVKILFEPNTESEEFVFESKIVGGAVPKEYIPGVEKGIQSVMGSGPFAGFPMIGVKATLIDGAFHDVDSSVLAFEIASRACFKEAAPRLGVQLLEPIMKVEVVTPEDYVGGVIGDLNGRRGQIQGQEARGVAVVINAMVPLANMFKYVDNLRSMSQGRAQYTMQFDHYEPVPTAVAQEVQKKYA, encoded by the coding sequence ATGGCCCGCGAATACAAAATCGAAGACTACCGCAATTTCGGTATCATGGCGCACATCGACGCCGGCAAGACGACGACGACCGAGCGCGTCCTGTACTACACGGGCAAGTCGCACAAGATCGGCGAAGTCCATGACGGCGCTGCCACCATGGACTGGATGGAGCAGGAGCAGGAACGCGGCATCACCATTACCTCGGCCGCGACCACGACCTTCTGGAAGGGTCGTGACGGCAAGATGCGCCGCTTCAACATCATCGACACCCCCGGACACGTCGACTTCACAATCGAGGTCGAGCGTTCGCTGCGCGTGCTCGACGGCGCCATCGCGCTGCTCGACGCCAACGCCGGTGTTGAGCCGCAGACCGAGACCGTGTGGCGCCAGGCCGACAAGTACCACGTGCCGCGCATGATCTTCTGCAACAAGATGGACAAGATCGGCGCTGACTTCTACCGCTCGGTGGAAATGATCGGCTCGCGCCTCGGCGCTCAGGCCGTCGTCATGCAGCTGCCGATCGGCGCCGAGACCGAGTTCAAGGGCGTCGTCGACCTCGTCGAGATGAACGCGCTGGTCTGGCGCGACGAGACCTTGGGCGCCGCCTGGGACGTCGTCGAGATCCCGGCCGATCTCAAGGAAAAGGCCGCTCAGTACCGCGAGAAGATGATCGAAGCCGCGGTCGAGATGGACGAGACCGCGCTCGAGAACTACCTCGAAGGCAACATGCCGTCGAACGACGAGATCCGCGCGCTGATCCGTAAGGGAACCATCGCGGTCAAGTTCTTCCCGATGTTCTGCGGCTCGGCCTTCAAGAACAAGGGCGTGCAGCCGCTGCTCGACGCCGTCGTCGAGTACCTGCCGTCGCCGATCGACGTGCCGGCCATCAAGGGCGTCGACGCCAAGACCGACGCCGAGATCGAGCGTCATGCCGACGACAACGAGCCGCTGTCGATGCTGGCGTTCAAGATCATGAACGACCCCTTCGTCGGTTCGCTGACCTTTGCCCGTATCTATTCGGGCAAGCTCACCAAGGGCACCTCGCTCGACAACACGGTGAAGGGCAAGAAGGAGCGCATCGGCCGCATGCTGCAGATGCATGCGAACTCGCGCGCCGACATCGAGGAAGCCTATGCCGGCGACATCGTTGCGCTGGCCGGCCTCAAGGACACGACCACCGGCGACACGCTCTGCGATCCGCTGCACCCGGTCATCCTTGAGCGCATGGAGTTCCCCGATCCGGTCATCCAGATCGCCATCGAGCCTAAGACCAAGAACGACCAGGAAAAGATGGGCCTCGCGCTGCATCGCCTGGCGGCCGAGGATCCGTCCTTCCGCGTCAAGACCGACGAGGAATCGGGTCAGACCATCATCGCCGGTATGGGCGAGCTGCATCTCGACATCATCGTCGACCGCATGCGCCGCGAGTTCAAGGTGGAAGCCAATGTCGGTGCGCCGCAGGTGGCTTATCGCGAGACGATCACCCGCACGCACGAGCAGGACTACACGCACAAGAAGCAGACCGGCGGTACCGGCCAGTTCGCGCGCGTCAAGATTCTGTTCGAGCCGAACACCGAGAGCGAAGAGTTCGTGTTCGAGTCCAAGATCGTCGGCGGTGCGGTTCCGAAGGAATACATCCCGGGCGTCGAGAAGGGCATCCAGAGCGTCATGGGTTCCGGCCCGTTCGCCGGCTTCCCGATGATCGGCGTCAAGGCGACCCTGATCGACGGCGCCTTCCACGACGTCGACTCCTCGGTGCTGGCGTTCGAAATCGCCTCCCGCGCCTGCTTCAAGGAAGCCGCTCCGCGCCTCGGCGTGCAGCTACTGGAGCCGATCATGAAGGTCGAGGTCGTGACGCCGGAAGATTATGTCGGCGGCGTCATCGGCGACCTCAACGGCCGTCGTGGCCAGATCCAGGGCCAGGAAGCGCGCGGCGTCGCCGTCGTCATCAACGCGATGGTGCCGCTGGCGAACATGTTCAAGTACGTCGACAATCTGCGTTCGATGTCGCAGGGCCGCGCCCAGTACACGATGCAGTTCGACCACTACGAGCCGGTTCCGACCGCGGTCGCCCAGGAAGTTCAGAAGAAATACGCGTAA
- the tuf gene encoding elongation factor Tu yields MAKGKFERTKPHVNIGTIGHVDHGKTSLTAAITKYFGEYKRYDQIDAAPEEKARGITISTAHVEYETANRHYAHVDCPGHADYVKNMITGAAQMDGAILVVSAADGPMPQTREHILLARQVGVPSIVVFLNKVDQVDDAELLELVELEVRELLSKNEFPGDDIPIVKGSALAALEDSNKTIGEDAIRELMAQVDAYIPTPVRPLDKPFLMPIEDVFSISGRGTVVTGRVERGVVKVGEELEIVGIRPTAKTTCTGVEMFRKLLDQGQAGDNIGALLRGIDREGVERGQVLAKPGSVKPHKKFVAEAYILTKDEGGRHTPFFTNYRPQFYFRTTDVTGIVTLPAGTEMVMPGDNITVDVELIVPIAMEEKLRFAIREGGRTVGAGIVVTIKE; encoded by the coding sequence ATGGCAAAAGGTAAATTCGAGCGCACCAAGCCGCATGTGAACATTGGCACGATCGGCCACGTCGATCATGGCAAGACGTCGCTGACGGCGGCGATCACGAAGTATTTTGGCGAATACAAGCGCTATGACCAGATCGACGCGGCGCCGGAAGAGAAGGCGCGCGGCATCACGATTTCGACGGCGCATGTCGAGTATGAGACGGCCAACCGTCACTATGCCCATGTCGACTGCCCCGGCCACGCCGACTATGTGAAGAACATGATCACGGGTGCGGCGCAGATGGACGGCGCGATCCTGGTCGTTTCGGCGGCCGACGGCCCGATGCCGCAGACCCGCGAGCACATCCTGCTTGCCCGTCAGGTCGGCGTGCCCTCGATCGTTGTGTTCCTGAACAAGGTCGATCAGGTCGACGACGCCGAGCTGCTCGAGCTGGTGGAGCTCGAGGTTCGCGAGCTTCTGTCGAAGAACGAGTTCCCCGGCGACGACATTCCGATCGTCAAGGGCTCGGCGCTGGCTGCGTTGGAAGATTCCAACAAGACCATCGGCGAGGACGCCATCCGCGAGCTGATGGCTCAGGTCGACGCCTATATCCCGACGCCGGTTCGTCCGCTGGACAAGCCGTTCCTGATGCCGATCGAGGACGTGTTCTCGATCTCGGGCCGCGGCACGGTGGTGACGGGCCGGGTCGAGCGCGGCGTGGTCAAGGTCGGCGAGGAACTGGAGATCGTCGGCATCCGTCCGACCGCCAAGACGACCTGCACGGGCGTTGAGATGTTCCGCAAGCTGCTCGACCAGGGCCAGGCGGGCGACAACATCGGCGCGCTGTTGCGCGGCATCGACCGCGAGGGCGTGGAGCGCGGCCAGGTTCTGGCCAAGCCCGGCTCGGTGAAGCCGCACAAGAAGTTCGTTGCCGAAGCCTACATCCTGACCAAGGACGAGGGCGGCCGTCACACGCCGTTCTTCACCAACTACCGTCCGCAGTTCTACTTCCGCACGACGGACGTGACGGGCATCGTGACGCTGCCGGCCGGCACCGAGATGGTGATGCCCGGCGACAACATCACCGTCGACGTCGAGCTGATCGTGCCGATCGCGATGGAAGAGAAGCTGCGCTTCGCCATCCGTGAAGGCGGCCGCACCGTCGGTGCCGGCATCGTCGTCACCATCAAGGAATAA
- the rpsJ gene encoding 30S ribosomal protein S10, translating into MNGQNIRIRLKAFDHRVLDASTREIVSTAKRTGANVRGPIPLPTRIEKFTVNRSPHVDKKSREQFEMRTHKRLLDIVDPTPQTVDALMKLDLAAGVDVEIKL; encoded by the coding sequence ATGAACGGACAGAATATCCGCATCCGCCTTAAAGCGTTTGACCACCGGGTGCTCGACGCCTCGACGCGCGAAATCGTGTCGACCGCCAAGCGCACCGGCGCCAACGTCCGCGGCCCCATTCCGCTGCCGACGCGGATCGAAAAATTCACGGTCAACCGGTCGCCCCACGTCGACAAGAAGAGCCGTGAGCAGTTCGAAATGCGCACGCACAAGCGGCTGCTCGACATTGTCGATCCGACCCCGCAGACGGTCGATGCTTTGATGAAGCTCGATCTGGCCGCCGGTGTCGACGTCGAGATCAAGCTCTAA